In Littorina saxatilis isolate snail1 linkage group LG8, US_GU_Lsax_2.0, whole genome shotgun sequence, a single genomic region encodes these proteins:
- the LOC138973471 gene encoding uncharacterized protein — MDSVQCGDAGEIVCETEDGKSSMNKTLLVKCAPEFTVAKKTLFDAALSDSLHLRFPVRSHSTYIKECELSKNTPSGRLIFNSCRSSERSFSLKGTPPNLMLHFDIINVTTEFGGNYTLRLANDAGFGNSLTFMVNVVNTFGEEVETTVGSSDIQNEIADQVTGAPKQTGKDVPLFNAQTVAVSCVIVLAAFVTLCVLWCIRKSVRDFDQRSRKAITHLLRGQQGMCSLNCVFYHFFSTNVFSLL, encoded by the exons ATGGACAGTGTCCAGTGTGGGGATGCAGGAGAGATCGTGTGTGAAACTGAGGATGGCAAAAGCAGCATGAATAAAACCTTGCTTGTGAAAT GCGCACCAGAATTCACTGTGGCCAAGAAGACGTTATTCGATGCTGCCCTCAGTGACAGTCTTCATCTCCGTTTTCCTGTTCGCAGTCACAGTACATACATAAAAGAATGCGAGCTGTCGAAAAATACGCCCTCTGGAAGACTAATCTTCAATTCATGTCGCAG ttCTGAAAGATCCTTCAGCTTGAAAGGAACCCCACCAAACTTGATGTTACACTTCGACATCATAAACGTGACAACAGAGTTTGGTGGAAACTATACACTTCGCTTGGCTAATGACGCTGGATTCGGCAATTCTTTGACTTTCATGGTCAATGTCGTCAATACATTTGGAGAGG AGGTCGAAACGACAGTGGGGTCTTCTGACATCCAAAACGAAATCGCAG ACCAAGTCACGGGTGCACCAAAACAAACGGGAAAGGATGTCCCTCTCTTCAACGCTCAGACTGTCGCGGTTTCCTGCGTTATAGTCCTTGCCGCTTTTGTTACACTCTGTGTTTTGTGGTGTATCCGCAAGTCAGTGAGAG ATTTCGATCAAAG GTCGCGCAAGGCTATCACACACCTTCTACGTGGACAGCAAGGTATGTGCAGTTTAAATTGTGTTTTCTACCATTTTTTTTCTACCAATGTTTTCTCTCTGCTATGA
- the LOC138973478 gene encoding uncharacterized protein → MFHVQPAGQDHRDSFISVLGHIYSEISEEDNLGTGDDDLSSFTLSQVSAESVSEDSLHPAIVGQEVEAVIAAVPSIEGAANMNTAASALEPPYENTMSLEPHLSEDDLLLAQEAGTTADSATPPRSAAIMAAGSRPDPPYENLLPATDITLPDDYLHPVASALEVATASAAKAIAASELRSEPLK, encoded by the exons ATGTTCCACGTGCAGCCTGCAGGACAGGACCACAGGGACTCCTTCATCAGTGTGCTGGGACATATCTATTCTGAGATCTCTGAAGAGGACAATTTAG GTACGGGAGACGACGACCTGTCCTCGTTTACCTTGTCGCAAGTGTCAGCTGAAAGTGTTTCTGAAGATAGCCTCCATCCAGCTATAGTTGGCCAGGAAGTAGAAGCAGTGATTGCTGCAGTGCCCTCAATCGAGGGGGCAGCAAACATGAATACCGCTGCTTCAGCGCTTGAACCGCCGTACGAAAACACAATGTCACTTGAGCCACACCTGTCGGAAGATGATCTGCTTCTTGCACAGGAAGCGGGCACTACTGCTGATTCTGCAACGCCTCCACGTTCAGCTGCTATCATGGCCGCTGGATCTAGACCTGATCCACCATATGAAAACCTTCTGCCAGCAACTGACATCACACTGCCTGACGACTATCTGCATCCCGTTGCATCTGCTCTTGAGGTAGCCACAGCATCTGCAGCGAAGGCAATAGCTGCTTCAGAATTAAGATCCGAGCCACTAAAGTGA
- the LOC138973476 gene encoding uncharacterized protein, whose amino-acid sequence MCADVEADADDEGTACKGISCDECTEVTPEICENDQLYVPAADVRRMRQKQHALADGTDQDFRDGQPGPQRTSVEDAPLYVPAAEVRRVKQEQQQYLPKDINQDGRECLVTEQNGLHGQSDPQSEKVEDDQLYVSASEVRRRKEEQQQ is encoded by the exons ATGTGTGCAGATGTAGAAGCAGATGCAGATGACGAAGGGACTGCATGCAAAGGAATAAGTTGCGATGAATGCACTGAAGTGACACCTGAGATATGTGAGAACGATCAGCTCTACGTTCCCGCTGCTGACGTCAGGAGAATGAGACAAAAGCAACATGCACTGGCGGATG GAACTGACCAAGACTTTCGAGATGGACAACCTGGACCCCAGAGAACGTCCGTTGAGGATGCACCGCTCTATGTGCCTGCTGCAGAAGTGAGGAGAGTGAAGCAAGAACAACAGCAATATCTTCCGAAGG ATATTAATCAAGACGGCAGAGAATGTCTTGTCACAGAGCAAAACGGTCTGCATGGACAAAGCGATCCCCAAAGTGAAAAAGTTGAGGACGATCAGCTGTATGTGTCTGCCTCTGAAGTAAGAAGGAGGAAAGAGGAACAACAGCAGTAG